Proteins encoded in a region of the Candidatus Methanoperedens sp. genome:
- a CDS encoding Fic family protein has translation MNTRAGKFVMQSGGYKAFIPAPLPPAPPIEYDDELQLLLSKADRDLARLDGITTVLPNADLFIAMYVKKEALLSSQIEGTQASLEGVLEFEADLTPKEDVNEIKDVINYIKALNYGMSRLNELPMSLRLIREIHKNLLEGTRGANRNPGEFREFQNYIGAPGASLNKAIFVPPPPDIVIPAMEELEKFFHRKDDIPPLVKIALIHAQFETIHPFLDGNGRVGRLLITFYLYWKGILSRPLLYLSFYLKKNRAAYYDLLMKVRREGAWEDWIKFFLEGVSETSQEAANTAREIIKLKDVLITKLYENSIASVYAVKLIDLLFEKPVISTKDVVEKLKVSTVTANELVRRFVTIGILREITGKQRYKKYIFTDYVEIIARGTKDDY, from the coding sequence ATGAATACCAGAGCCGGAAAATTTGTAATGCAATCGGGTGGGTATAAAGCATTCATACCAGCGCCTTTACCTCCTGCCCCACCCATCGAATATGATGATGAATTGCAGTTATTGTTATCAAAAGCTGATAGAGACCTTGCAAGACTGGATGGAATTACAACAGTTTTGCCAAATGCGGATCTTTTCATTGCAATGTATGTAAAAAAAGAGGCGCTTTTGAGTTCTCAGATTGAGGGAACTCAGGCTTCTCTTGAAGGGGTTCTTGAATTTGAGGCAGATTTAACGCCAAAAGAAGATGTAAATGAGATAAAAGACGTAATCAATTACATAAAAGCATTAAATTACGGGATGAGCAGGCTTAATGAACTACCCATGTCTCTAAGACTTATCAGGGAAATCCACAAAAACCTGTTAGAGGGAACAAGAGGGGCAAACAGGAATCCAGGGGAATTCAGGGAATTCCAAAACTATATAGGGGCGCCTGGTGCATCTTTGAATAAGGCAATATTTGTCCCTCCGCCACCGGATATTGTCATACCTGCAATGGAGGAGCTTGAGAAATTCTTTCATAGGAAAGATGACATCCCACCACTGGTCAAGATTGCTTTAATCCATGCCCAATTTGAAACAATCCACCCGTTTCTGGATGGAAATGGAAGGGTGGGAAGACTTCTTATAACATTTTATCTTTATTGGAAGGGGATATTATCAAGACCCCTTTTGTATCTGAGTTTCTACCTGAAAAAGAACAGGGCTGCATATTATGACTTATTGATGAAAGTGCGCAGAGAAGGAGCATGGGAAGATTGGATTAAGTTTTTCCTCGAGGGTGTGAGTGAAACCTCGCAGGAGGCGGCAAATACAGCTCGGGAGATAATTAAATTAAAAGATGTGCTGATAACGAAACTTTATGAAAATTCAATAGCAAGCGTATATGCTGTGAAACTGATTGATTTGCTTTTTGAGAAGCCGGTGATAAGTACTAAGGATGTGGTTGAAAAATTGAAAGTTTCAACGGTTACTGCGAATGAACTGGTGAGGAGATTTGTTACAATAGGGATTTTGAGAGAGATAACGGGGAAGCAGAGATATAAGAAGTATATTTTTACTGATTATGTGGAGATTATTGCAAGAGGGACGAAGGATGACTATTGA
- a CDS encoding formylmethanofuran dehydrogenase → MELELTERVDNLCDYTYNFTWQGNKLRPESTMPFQKGTDYTYKDLVDELRKGKEVRIAGNAGERLGYSMGVDLAHLGGTGAPEKAGKIYVEGDVSSEMGMGMVSGAIYVKGSIEEPLGNVVEVVSDVKGYRKFRAITEILCGGLASDTLVKNNFDEEKKHLLLDDGILRGTIAARCNCEAFVTVEGDVYNGTGLLMQKGVVHVRGDAGMNTGAHLDGGTVVVEGTTGEFAGAYMKKGTLILKDAKGFVGANMKDGAIFSRKKVKTAPPVGELPMAQEDANLVMKYLDIGHVEAMGYHKYGLVKERLVRMRDGSVVVRRVE, encoded by the coding sequence ATGGAGCTTGAACTTACAGAGAGAGTGGATAACCTCTGCGATTATACCTATAATTTCACATGGCAGGGCAATAAGCTCCGACCTGAAAGCACAATGCCTTTCCAGAAAGGCACAGATTATACATATAAAGACCTGGTGGATGAACTGAGGAAAGGCAAAGAGGTGCGGATTGCAGGCAATGCCGGGGAAAGGCTGGGCTACAGCATGGGCGTTGACCTGGCGCATTTGGGGGGAACTGGGGCGCCTGAAAAAGCCGGGAAAATATATGTGGAGGGTGATGTCTCTTCCGAGATGGGAATGGGGATGGTTTCAGGGGCGATATATGTTAAAGGGAGCATCGAAGAGCCTCTCGGAAATGTGGTTGAGGTTGTGTCCGATGTGAAGGGTTATCGAAAGTTCAGGGCAATAACCGAGATTCTATGCGGCGGTCTTGCGAGCGATACGCTTGTTAAGAATAACTTCGATGAGGAAAAAAAACATCTGCTGCTGGATGACGGCATTCTTCGAGGCACGATAGCCGCGCGGTGCAACTGCGAAGCCTTTGTTACAGTGGAAGGAGACGTTTACAACGGCACAGGATTGTTGATGCAAAAAGGCGTGGTTCATGTACGTGGTGACGCTGGCATGAACACGGGCGCGCACCTTGACGGAGGAACTGTAGTTGTTGAGGGCACAACAGGCGAGTTTGCAGGCGCTTACATGAAAAAGGGCACGCTGATTTTGAAGGATGCGAAGGGATTTGTGGGTGCAAATATGAAGGACGGGGCGATTTTTTCAAGGAAGAAGGTTAAGACAGCGCCGCCTGTGGGAGAGCTTCCGATGGCACAGGAGGATGCGAATCTGGTGATGAAATACCTCGATATAGGGCATGTCGAGGCTATGGGCTATCATAAGTACGGGCTCGTGAAAGAGAGGCTTGTGAGGATGAGGGACGGGAGCGTGGTGGTGAGGAGGGTGGAGTGA